One genomic region from Gopherus flavomarginatus isolate rGopFla2 chromosome 20, rGopFla2.mat.asm, whole genome shotgun sequence encodes:
- the LOC127038257 gene encoding myeloid cell surface antigen CD33-like, with product MHLSSRSVPAQTPAMDRALPPQQDAREWELRDQGTPWRAGGPAPPAATLRVLILALLWRESLAQQPGFTLKVPQSVSMQEGLCVLVPCTFAYPVSYDTKNSPARLYRYWYKDPADVSHESLVASSDSSREASQETQGRFQLAKKPADGDCSLQISDARWMDAGKYFFRVKKGTLKYNYLSNSDGTVAKLAISVPGLTEEPEIQISPARELPGMLLAGEPVTVTCTAPGRCSEPPSQVIWTGSFSDTARDVSAQLVNST from the exons atgCATCTCAGCTCCAG GTCTGTcccagcccaaaccccagccatggacagagccctgccgccacagCAGGATGCAAGGGAATGGGAGCTCCGGGATCAGGGGACCCCCTGGAGAGCAGGGGGTCCTGCCCCCCCTGCAGCCACTCTGAGGGTCCTGATCCTCGCCCTGCTCTGGAGGG AGTCCCTAGCCCAACAGCCTGGATTTACCCTGAAGGTGCCGCAGTCGGTGTCGATGCAGGAAGGTCTCTGCGTTCTCGTCCCCTGTACCTTCGCGTACCCAGTCTCGTACGACACTAAGAATTCCCCAGCCCGGCTCTACAGATACTGGTACAAGGATCCAGCCGATGTGAGTCATGAGTCGCTCGTGGCCAGCAGTGACTCCAGCCGGGAGGCGTCGCAGGAGACCCAGGGCAGGTTCCAGCTGGCGAAGAAGCCAGCCGACGGCGACTGCTCCCTGCAAATCAGCGATGCCCGATGGATGGATGCAGGGAAATATTTCTTTAGAGTCAAGAAAGGAACATTGAAATACAATTACCTCTCCAATTCCGATGGCACTGTTGCAAAGCTCGCGATCTCCGTGCCAG GGCTGACGGAGGAGCCAGAGATCCAGATCTCGCCGGCGCGGGAGCTGCCAGGGATGCTGCTGGCCGGGGAGCCGGTGACTGTGACCTGCACAGCCCCTGGGCGCTGCTCCGAGCCCCCTTCCCAAGTCATCTGGACGGGGTCGTTCAGCGACACAGCCCGGGACGTCTCAGCCCAGCTGGTGAACAGCACCTAG